CGGATCGTCGGTGTTTCGTGCGTTGTACGGAGCGACTGGCACGACCCCTGCGGCCAGCAGGTGGTCGTGCCAGCCGAGCGTGTCGTAGGCGCTGTCTCCAAGCATCCAGATCGGTTTCTCGACGGCGAGCGCGTCACACGTGACGCGCATCGCCGTCTCCTCTGGCGCTTGCTTGCTCTCGGTGAACTCCGCGGCAATCGGGATCTTTTGCCCGGTCGAGACGATCGTACAGCCGTAGCCGTGGTAGTACTCTTCGGCGGTTGGATCGTAGCCTTTCGACGCGTCTTGGTCGGCGGGCATCGTCCTCACGTCGGTGGAATCGATGGAGTAGGTCAAGTCGAGCAGGCCGCGGCAGGCGGCCTGCTCGACGAGGCGGTCGAAGACCTCGTCGACGACGTGTTCGAGGTCGGTGAGGAAGCGATCGACCGCGTCTCTCGACGGCGGTCGATCGAAGCCACAGCTGAGCCAGACGACCGTGTTCTGGAGTTCTCGCGTGACTGGACGGATGCCGTAGACGTTCTTGTAGTAGCAGTGCAGGAACGCTCGGAAGAGTGCTGGTGGGT
This sequence is a window from Halohasta litchfieldiae. Protein-coding genes within it:
- a CDS encoding transposase, with the translated sequence MATETLALFEHLEFDFLEEFDVFAPARRGRTRDHHPPALFRAFLHCYYKNVYGIRPVTRELQNTVVWLSCGFDRPPSRDAVDRFLTDLEHVVDEVFDRLVEQAACRGLLDLTYSIDSTDVRTMPADQDASKGYDPTAEEYYHGYGCTIVSTGQKIPIAAEFTESKQAPEETAMRVTCDALAVEKPIWMLGDSAYDTLGWHDHLLAAGVVPVAPYNARNTDDPKDIEYRVEARIDEHSEDVQLKQSTLDETYNRRSGVERTNDAVKDCGLGHVRARGRVHARAQVFLALCLRLVIAITNDERGDNPGSTVITL